From Drosophila virilis strain 15010-1051.87 chromosome X, Dvir_AGI_RSII-ME, whole genome shotgun sequence, the proteins below share one genomic window:
- the LOC6633367 gene encoding LOW QUALITY PROTEIN: uncharacterized protein (The sequence of the model RefSeq protein was modified relative to this genomic sequence to represent the inferred CDS: inserted 1 base in 1 codon), giving the protein MLWLALLLVGIPCLLLWDYMRRKRRNDMLHYMPGPATLPFLGNVLLYRGIDGERECLTNPFVLRLEQSIACTVYRLQAYGRMYRIWALYQLAIFSTDPRDVQFVLSSPQLITKNNLYNLLRPWLGTGLLMSTGSKWRARRKIITPTFHFKILERFVDIFDQQSTILVLQLQQHADGRTPLNIFPFIFLAALDIIAETAMGTKVNAQRDPHLPYVQDVYELTSIMTDRFIKPWQRNEWIFRLLKPTLAKKQDALIRIMHEFTECIIKQRREALVQKQQQQQQLKSGDEGDVPGQRRRLALLDVLLQAIALNGAPLSDEEIREEVDTFMFEGHDTTTSGISFCLYEISRHAAVQQRLIDEIDKVFGGDRQRALTLRDLNDLKYLECVIKEALRLYPSVPIIARTFSEDVQIRGKRIPAGTDFFVGIFALLRDAREFQAPNEFRPERFASDVDTTQTSPHRLHPYAHVPXSAKFAMLEMKCTICRLLQRFQLLPLGPQPRPMLSLVLRSVNGVHLGLRPCLDKYSNFDITESSKLYKSIQFGFGKSFMLHRVYKDAAHIVGDCFASFFAALSVATVLDGAPAPPTAGGRGAQCIPGAAHWHALADARLSAGYCLIADLHEKFAAYVKRYGRSFVATTCGRMVLVTAEPRHADALLLSKQQLRKSVVYGALGGWLGNGLLLSRGDRWHAMRKIITPTFHFSILEQYIEVFDRQCNVLVDRLQPLAANSNRPQAFNIYPYMCLAALDIISEAAMGVSVDAQRNVDAPVVQAVKDVTNILATRFMRPHLLPPLLFRLLWPSGHRKQWDGVKCLHSFTDDIIRRRRQLLLHEQQLGKRSALLDTLLQARLEGAPLTDAQIRDEVSTFIFAGHDTTTSAASFCLFLLSRHASVQRRLFEELHAHYGPAVDRPVIYGDFADLPYLHCVIKESLRLYPPIPAVGRCLESDLMLADGAHLVPAGTNVIVLLWQLLHDEQLYEDPLRFWPERHLDSHKTAEAGAARACSSYIPFSAGPRNCIGQRFALLELKTIVIKMLRHFELLPLGVDVKPSIKIVLRSATGVNLGLKKRSYAN; this is encoded by the exons ATGCTCTGGTTGGCATTACTGCTGGTTGGCATACCCTGCCTGCTGCTGTGGGATTACATGCGCCGGAAGAGGCGCAACGATATGCTGCATTATATGCCGGGGCCGGCGACATTGCCGTTTCTAGGGAATGTGCTCCTCTATCGCGGCATCGACGGCGAACGTGAGTGCCTGACGAATCCATTCGTGCTGCGGCTGGAACAGTCGATTGCGTGTACCGTTTACCGTTTGCAGGCATATGGTCGCATGTACCGCATCTGGGCGCTCTATCAGCTGGCCATCTTCTCCACCGATCCGCGTGATGTGCAGTTCGTCTTGAGCAGTCCACAGTTAATCACAAAGAACAATTTGTACAATCTGCTGCGGCCCTGGTTGGGCACCGGCCTCCTGATGAGCACTGGCAGCAAATGGCGTGCTCGACGCAAAATCATTACGCCCACCTTCCATTTCAAGATACTCGAGCGGTTCGTGGACATCTTCGATCAGCAGAGCACCATATtggtgctgcagctgcagcagcatgcCGATGGCCGAACTCCGCTCAACATATTCCCCTTCATTTTTCTAGCCGCACTCGATATTATAGCAG AAACCGCCATGGGCACCAAAGTAAATGCACAGAGGGATCCGCACTTGCCATATGTGCAGGATGTATATGA GTTAACGAGCATCATGACAGACCGGTTTATAAAGCCATGGCAGCGCAATGAATGGATATTTCGTTTGTTGAAGCCAACGCTGGCCAAGAAGCAGGATGCGCTGATCAGAATAATGCACGAGTTTACCGAGTGCATCATTAAGCAGCGACGCGAGGCGCTCgtccaaaagcagcagcagcagcagcagctaaagaGTGGCGATGAGGGCGACGTTCCGGGTCAAAGGCGTCGCTTGGCGCTGCTGGATGTGCTGCTGCAGGCCATCGCGTTGAATGGCGCGCCGCTGAGCGATGAAGAGATACGTGAAGAGGTGGACACGTTCATGTTCGAGGGCCATGACACAACCACAAGCGGCATATCCTTCTGTCTCTACGAGATCTCACGCCATGCGGCCGTGCAGCAGCGCCTGATCGATGAGATTGACAAGGTGTTCGGCGGCGACAGGCAACGCGCGTTGACGCTGCGCGATCTAAACGACCTCAAGTATTTGGAGTGTGTAATCAAGGAGGCGTTGCGTCTGTATCCATCCGTGCCCATCATAGCGCGCACCTTTAGCGAGGATGTGCAGATAC GCGGCAAACGCATTCCCGCCGGCACCGATTTCTTTGTGGGCATCTTTGCGCTGCTAAGGGATGCACGCGAATTCCAGGCGCCCAATGAATTTCGGCCCGAGCGCTTTGCCAGCGACGTGGACACGACACAAACGTCGCCACATCGGCTGCATCCATATGCCCATGTGC TCTCGGCGAAGTTCGCCATGCTCGAGATGAAGTGCACCATTTGCAGGCTGCTGCAGCGTTtccagctgctgccgttgGGCCCACAGCCGCGGCCCATGCTCAGTCTTGTCCTGCGCTCCGTAAATGGCGTGCATCTGGGCCTGCGTCCATGCCTGGATAAATA TTCCAATTTTGATATC ACAGAGTCgagcaaattatacaaatctATTCAATTTGGTTTTGGTAAATCCTTTATGCTTCACAGAGTATACAAGGATGCTGCTCATATTGTTGGTGATTGCTTTGCTAGTTTTTTTGCTGCGCTTTCTGTTGCAACTGTTTTGGACGGAGCGCCGGCACCGCCAACAGCTGGAGGCCGTGGCGCCCAATGTATCCCAGGTGCCGCTCATTGGCACGCTCTGGCAGATGCGCGACTTTCAGCCGGATA TTGTTTAATTGCAGATTTACACGAGAAGTTTGCGGCATATGTGAAGCGTTACGGGCGCAGCTTTGTGGCCACCACATGCGGTCGCATGGTGCTGGTAACCGCCGAGCCGAGGCATGCGGATGCGCTGCTCCTGAGCAAACAGCAGCTGCGAAAGAGCGTCGTTTATGGCGCACTCGGCGGCTGGCTGGGCAACGGTTTGCTGCTCAGTCGCGGCGATCGCTGGCATGCCATGCGCAAGATCATAACGCCCACATTTCACTTTAGCATACTGGAGCAGTACATCGAGGTGTTCGATAGGCAGTGCAACGTGCTGGTGGACAGACTGCAGCCGCTGGCCGCGAACAGCAATCGGCCGCAGGCGTTCAATATCTATCCGTATATGTGCCTGGCTGCGCTGGACATCATCAGCGAGGCGGCGATGGGCGTCAGTGTCGATGCGCAGCGGAATGTGGATGCGCCGGTTGTGCAGGCTGTCAAAGA CGTGACCAACATACTGGCGACACGTTTCATGCGACCGCATctgttgccgccgctgctgtttCGCTTGCTCTGGCCCAGTGGCCATCGCAAACAGTGGGACGGTGTCAAGTGCCTGCACAGCTTCACCGACGACATCATCAGGCGGCGGCgtcagctgttgctgcacgagcagcagctgggcaaACGGTCTGCCCTATTGGATACATTGCTGCAGGCACGCCTCGAGGGCGCACCGCTGACAGACGCACAGATACGCGATGAGGTGAGCACGTTCATCTTTGCCGGTCACGATACGACCACGTCGGCCGCCtccttctgtctgtttctgTTGTCGCGCCATGCGTCCGTGCAGCGACGTTTGTTCGAGGAGCTGCATGCCCACTATGGGCCCGCTGTGGATCGTCCGGTCATCTATGGCGACTTTGCGGATCTGCCCTATTTGCACTGCGTGATCAAGGAGTCGCTGCGTCTGTATCCGCCCATACCGGCCGTGGGTCGTTGCCTGGAAAGCGATTTGATGTTGG CAGATGGGGCACACCTGGTGCCTGCGGGCACCAATGTCATCGTGCtactgtggcagctgctgcacgaCGAGCAGCTGTACGAGGATCCGTTGCGCTTCTGGCCGGAGCGGCATTTGGACAGCCATAAAACGGCCGAGGCTGGCGCCGCCAGAGCCTGCTCCAGCTATATACCCTTCAGCGCTGGTCCGCGCAATTGCATTGGGCAGCGCTTTGCGCTGCTGGAGCTGAAGACAATTGTCATCAAGATGTTGCGGCATTtcgagctgctgccgcttggTGTCGATGTGAAGCCTTCGATTAAAATTGTGCTGCGCTCCGCCACGGGCGTTAATTTGGGCTTAAAGAAGCGTTCGTATGCGAATTGA